One segment of Rhodopirellula baltica SH 1 DNA contains the following:
- a CDS encoding rhomboid family intramembrane serine protease yields MLFVPISTDAPIYHWPIATVSLIVANVLAFAVCVWGLVTGNIELETLESFALSYETINPIQWVTSAFLHAGPFHLMGNMFFLWAFGLIVEGKVGAWKFLLIYLGIAVGECVVEQLMMLVLVGEGYSLGASSAVFGLMTIALIWAPENDVECVLIFGLFLLIRALAFELKVVTLAMLFLFLQVVEMFFAGFSVSSGLLHMLGAFVGAPIGLWMLHTGRVDCENWDVISRNEWLQEYEWLCPPSRREAIQREAAIAYDPVAAALASKHSQVDANSAYAQRQSPSSKQPKTKRGFLGKRKRGVNDAAAAAQAAMTASQSHPEFNRLSMLLRQAIASGSLSVANSHFARLDQLSIARGLSDKTLFDLAKLYAAAKQFVPAVGPLQIIADRDGAFANEARLRLAQIQLKVLRRADLAIDSLNQIHVDEKRPSESHQKIVARRDQLLAMCRAAATPQ; encoded by the coding sequence GTGTTGTTTGTCCCCATCTCAACCGACGCCCCCATTTATCACTGGCCGATCGCCACTGTCAGCTTGATCGTTGCCAACGTACTCGCCTTTGCTGTCTGCGTGTGGGGGCTGGTTACCGGAAACATTGAACTCGAGACACTCGAGAGCTTCGCACTGTCCTACGAGACAATCAATCCGATCCAGTGGGTCACCAGTGCCTTTTTGCACGCTGGCCCATTTCACCTGATGGGCAACATGTTCTTTCTGTGGGCATTCGGTTTGATCGTCGAAGGCAAGGTCGGTGCATGGAAGTTTTTGCTGATCTATTTGGGGATCGCTGTCGGCGAATGCGTTGTCGAACAGCTGATGATGCTGGTCCTCGTCGGCGAAGGCTATTCGCTCGGTGCCTCCTCCGCCGTATTCGGCTTGATGACGATTGCCTTGATTTGGGCACCGGAAAACGATGTCGAGTGCGTGCTGATCTTCGGTCTGTTCCTTCTCATCCGAGCACTGGCTTTCGAGCTCAAAGTCGTCACCCTGGCGATGCTGTTTTTGTTCCTGCAAGTCGTCGAGATGTTCTTCGCAGGTTTCTCGGTCTCGTCCGGCTTACTCCATATGCTCGGTGCATTCGTTGGTGCACCCATTGGGCTCTGGATGCTGCACACTGGTCGAGTTGACTGCGAGAACTGGGATGTCATCTCTCGCAACGAATGGCTGCAAGAATACGAGTGGCTGTGTCCGCCTTCGCGTCGTGAAGCCATCCAGCGCGAAGCAGCCATCGCCTACGATCCGGTGGCGGCGGCGTTGGCGAGCAAGCATTCCCAGGTCGACGCAAATTCTGCTTACGCTCAACGCCAATCCCCATCATCCAAGCAACCCAAAACCAAACGTGGATTCCTTGGCAAGAGAAAGCGTGGCGTCAATGATGCCGCAGCTGCGGCGCAGGCTGCCATGACTGCGTCACAGTCACACCCTGAGTTCAACCGATTGTCGATGCTGCTACGACAAGCCATCGCGAGCGGTAGCTTGAGCGTTGCGAATTCGCATTTCGCTCGCTTGGACCAGCTGTCGATCGCGAGAGGATTGTCAGACAAAACCCTCTTTGATCTAGCAAAGCTTTACGCCGCCGCCAAACAATTCGTTCCCGCGGTGGGTCCACTGCAAATCATCGCAGACCGTGACGGAGCGTTCGCAAACGAGGCACGACTGCGTTTGGCTCAAATTCAATTGAAAGTCCTGAGAAGAGCCGATCTCGCAATCGATTCTTTGAATCAAATCCATGTTGACGAGAAAAGGCCGAGCGAGTCTCACCAAAAGATTGTCGCCCGCAGAGACCAATTGCTTGCGATGTGCCGGGCAGCAGCCACTCCACAGTGA
- the rsmA gene encoding 16S rRNA (adenine(1518)-N(6)/adenine(1519)-N(6))-dimethyltransferase RsmA: MSEASDPNRPNARPNPPARPSNVSRGSRQTATYLSKRLTAAGLRPVSKYGQNFLIDLNLVELIARSAEIGPSDIVLEIGTGVGSLTSIMASQAGAILTVEIDQNLFQLASEELAPFPHVKMIQGDALKNKSTFRDDIMESIREAKSRLPDDSKFMLVANLPYNVATPIVSNLLHQDPPPDRIVVTIQKELGERMVAGPGSKDYGALSIWIQATCRAEIVRILPPTVFWPRPKVDSAIVRLDVDHERGNAIPDLKYFHQTVRALFFHRRKFLRSVVISAMKGRLDKPAIDEILGRLGHGETARAEELNLEQISDLVEALRQAELANE; the protein is encoded by the coding sequence ATGAGTGAAGCGTCCGACCCCAATCGCCCCAACGCTCGACCGAATCCGCCCGCTCGCCCGAGCAATGTCTCTCGTGGTTCACGGCAAACGGCCACCTACCTTTCCAAGCGACTGACCGCCGCTGGATTGCGTCCGGTATCGAAGTACGGCCAGAACTTTTTGATTGACTTGAATCTGGTCGAGCTGATCGCCCGTTCCGCAGAAATTGGTCCGAGCGATATTGTTCTTGAAATCGGCACAGGTGTTGGCTCACTGACGTCGATCATGGCATCGCAAGCTGGTGCGATCCTGACGGTTGAGATTGATCAGAACCTCTTCCAACTCGCGTCCGAGGAACTGGCTCCGTTCCCACACGTGAAAATGATCCAGGGCGACGCGCTGAAAAATAAGAGCACGTTCCGTGATGACATCATGGAATCGATCCGCGAAGCCAAGTCGCGTTTGCCCGATGACAGCAAGTTCATGTTGGTCGCGAACTTGCCGTACAACGTCGCGACTCCAATCGTCAGCAATCTGCTGCACCAAGATCCGCCGCCAGATCGCATTGTGGTCACGATCCAAAAGGAGCTTGGCGAACGCATGGTCGCCGGTCCAGGATCGAAGGACTACGGCGCGCTCAGCATCTGGATCCAAGCCACCTGCCGTGCCGAGATCGTCCGCATACTCCCGCCGACCGTGTTCTGGCCCCGGCCCAAAGTTGACTCGGCAATCGTGCGACTCGACGTCGATCACGAACGGGGAAATGCAATTCCGGATCTCAAGTATTTCCATCAAACCGTTCGGGCGTTGTTCTTCCACCGTCGCAAATTCTTGCGAAGCGTTGTGATCAGCGCAATGAAGGGACGCCTCGACAAACCTGCAATCGACGAGATCCTCGGACGGCTTGGCCACGGCGAAACCGCTCGCGCCGAGGAACTGAACCTGGAACAAATTTCCGATTTGGTGGAAGCGCTTCGTCAGGCGGAATTGGCGAACGAATGA
- a CDS encoding Trm112 family protein → MITPDILPILRCPSNGGQLTLADESLIQRVNQAIRDGNARDQLDERVTDPIEGGLINSPADRLYPIRGGIPTLIVDEAIGLTGISEAE, encoded by the coding sequence ATGATCACCCCGGATATCTTGCCTATCTTGCGCTGTCCCTCAAACGGCGGTCAGCTCACACTGGCGGACGAATCCCTCATCCAGAGGGTCAATCAAGCGATCCGCGACGGCAACGCGCGTGATCAATTGGATGAACGCGTGACGGATCCAATCGAAGGCGGTTTGATCAACTCACCAGCCGATCGACTATATCCCATTCGTGGCGGAATCCCGACATTGATCGTCGATGAGGCGATTGGGCTGACGGGAATCAGCGAAGCGGAGTGA
- a CDS encoding IS701-like element ISRba4 family transposase has translation MDVAELEQLEDRLNAYLARFGDCFRRSDTRAHLTTYVRGQLSDLDAKSVEPIALQAGTPVRTLQEFIAQHRWDEDGLRRRLIHIVRDEHVNKNTVAIIDETSDVKKGDKTPGVQRQWCGKVGKQENCIVTVHLAAANEDFHCMVDGELFLPESWSNDRERCAAAGIPDEMVYRPKWQIALELLDRSKEEGIEYPWLTADEGYGGKPGFLEALADRDQKFVLEVPRTFSVWEKHPEVTEQPYRKGGRGRGRKTPRVKSGESSPRSVETVFWHGEAMKAKRWKRYRVKDGEKGPIIWEAKRVRVTLKGSDGLPGLSLWLVVARNVLDGELKFFVSNASEFASMAMLLQVAFQRWRVERCFEDQKQEVGLDCYEGRRYLGLKRHLIITSLSYLFLSQTCQQEREKKSGVDNSANSRRGRRNRCQLVTPS, from the coding sequence ATGGATGTCGCTGAACTGGAACAACTCGAAGATCGGTTAAATGCTTACTTGGCTCGCTTTGGCGATTGTTTTCGACGAAGCGACACGAGGGCTCATTTGACGACCTATGTCCGTGGTCAACTTTCCGACCTGGACGCCAAGAGTGTGGAGCCGATTGCGTTGCAAGCCGGTACACCGGTGCGAACCTTGCAGGAATTTATCGCCCAGCATCGGTGGGACGAAGATGGACTTCGCAGGAGGCTGATCCACATCGTCCGTGATGAGCATGTCAACAAGAACACTGTCGCGATCATTGACGAAACCAGCGACGTCAAGAAGGGCGACAAAACGCCTGGCGTGCAACGACAGTGGTGCGGCAAAGTCGGCAAGCAGGAGAACTGTATCGTCACGGTTCATCTGGCTGCGGCGAACGAAGACTTTCACTGCATGGTCGATGGTGAACTGTTCCTCCCCGAGAGCTGGAGTAACGACCGCGAGCGTTGTGCCGCCGCCGGCATTCCCGATGAGATGGTCTATCGCCCCAAGTGGCAGATCGCGTTGGAATTGCTTGATCGCAGTAAGGAGGAGGGGATTGAATATCCTTGGCTAACCGCTGACGAAGGCTACGGCGGTAAACCTGGATTCCTGGAAGCTCTTGCCGACCGCGATCAGAAGTTTGTGCTTGAAGTGCCGCGAACGTTTTCGGTTTGGGAGAAGCATCCCGAAGTGACCGAGCAGCCCTATCGCAAGGGCGGCCGCGGCCGAGGTCGCAAGACACCCCGCGTCAAGAGCGGGGAAAGTTCGCCGCGAAGTGTTGAAACAGTGTTCTGGCACGGCGAAGCGATGAAAGCGAAACGCTGGAAACGCTACCGCGTCAAAGACGGCGAGAAAGGTCCCATCATCTGGGAAGCCAAGCGGGTTCGCGTCACACTCAAAGGCAGCGACGGACTACCGGGGCTGTCTCTGTGGTTGGTGGTCGCGAGAAACGTGCTTGACGGCGAACTGAAATTCTTCGTCAGCAACGCGAGCGAGTTCGCTTCGATGGCGATGCTGCTACAGGTTGCGTTTCAGCGATGGCGAGTGGAACGTTGTTTCGAGGATCAGAAACAAGAGGTCGGCTTAGACTGTTACGAGGGGCGCCGATATTTGGGTCTGAAACGCCACTTGATCATCACGTCGTTGAGCTATCTGTTTCTTTCGCAAACCTGCCAGCAGGAGCGGGAAAAAAAATCCGGAGTGGACAATTCAGCAAATTCGCGACGCGGTCGACGCAATCGTTGTCAGCTGGTCACTCCCTCGTGA
- a CDS encoding multiheme c-type cytochrome, with amino-acid sequence MTQVADPEVLLGDFDGVKLSENGRDYYLTEGRDVCWVEMLDPAAIPGTVAASQRVRSPIVLATGSHHMQAYWFPMGVQRTLGILPFVFLNETQEWVPRSAAFLQPADHGVSHEIGRWNSACSQCHSTHPQKREMSVGEWDTRVAEFGISCEACHGPGQQHIAHHRELIGEQAEDVVLSNDPIVNPDTLSHVRSSQVCGQCHSVMTLKGDPNRINIHGVSYPPGSDLRESFDVWHLHSLEMKELLKNEAIRDRVVRTNEGTFYSDGMVRVSGREYTSLEQSGCFQRGEMGCLSCHQLHQFPDDTRSRTKWANDQLKPSAIGNDACLQCHDQQQYSTSHTHHAADSTGSNCYNCHMPHTAYGLLKAIRNHTISIPDLKQDLAAKRPNACNQCHLDKTMKWTATHLSDWYSIDAPELDADQSEVAASILWLLKGDAANRALAAWTMGWTDAQATSGNDWQSIYLAQLLNDPYRAIRLIARRSLQTLPRLAELEMMPPGSDTERGEAIRSIIAAWDQNQHSANPALLLGPQNTVQTKQIDSLIKQRDNTPMTLTE; translated from the coding sequence ATGACTCAAGTCGCCGATCCTGAAGTGCTGTTGGGCGACTTCGATGGTGTGAAGCTGTCAGAAAATGGGCGAGACTATTACCTGACAGAAGGCCGCGACGTTTGTTGGGTCGAAATGCTGGATCCGGCTGCCATACCAGGGACGGTTGCGGCATCCCAACGCGTTCGAAGTCCCATCGTATTGGCGACCGGTTCACACCACATGCAGGCCTATTGGTTTCCGATGGGCGTGCAGCGTACTTTGGGCATCCTACCCTTTGTCTTTCTGAACGAGACGCAAGAATGGGTCCCGAGATCGGCTGCGTTTTTGCAACCAGCTGACCATGGCGTTTCACACGAGATTGGACGTTGGAATTCCGCCTGTAGCCAATGTCATTCCACGCACCCTCAAAAACGCGAAATGAGCGTCGGCGAGTGGGATACCCGAGTGGCTGAGTTTGGAATCAGTTGCGAGGCTTGTCACGGACCTGGACAACAACACATCGCCCACCATCGAGAGTTGATTGGTGAGCAAGCCGAGGACGTCGTCTTATCAAACGATCCCATCGTCAATCCCGATACTTTGTCACACGTCCGGTCGTCCCAAGTGTGTGGACAGTGCCATTCGGTGATGACACTCAAGGGCGACCCGAACCGAATCAACATCCACGGCGTCTCTTACCCACCGGGATCTGACCTGCGTGAGTCATTCGATGTATGGCATCTTCACAGCCTCGAGATGAAGGAACTGCTAAAGAATGAAGCCATTCGCGACCGCGTCGTCCGCACCAATGAAGGAACGTTCTACTCCGACGGAATGGTCCGAGTCTCAGGACGGGAATACACGTCGCTGGAACAATCAGGTTGCTTCCAACGCGGTGAGATGGGCTGCCTGTCGTGCCACCAACTCCATCAATTCCCCGACGACACACGCAGTCGCACAAAGTGGGCCAACGACCAATTGAAGCCCAGTGCGATCGGAAACGATGCCTGCCTACAGTGCCATGATCAACAGCAGTACTCGACATCTCATACGCATCACGCGGCGGATTCAACAGGATCGAATTGCTACAACTGCCACATGCCACACACCGCATATGGACTACTTAAAGCAATCCGCAATCACACGATTAGCATTCCCGACTTGAAGCAAGACTTGGCTGCCAAACGCCCCAACGCGTGCAACCAATGTCATTTAGACAAGACGATGAAATGGACAGCAACTCATCTGAGCGACTGGTATTCGATCGATGCACCGGAACTGGACGCTGACCAATCGGAAGTCGCGGCTTCCATTTTGTGGCTGCTGAAAGGCGATGCCGCCAACCGGGCGCTCGCGGCATGGACGATGGGCTGGACGGACGCGCAAGCTACGTCAGGCAACGATTGGCAATCGATCTACCTCGCTCAACTCTTAAACGATCCTTATCGTGCGATTCGACTGATCGCCCGACGTTCGTTGCAAACGCTACCGCGTCTCGCTGAACTGGAAATGATGCCGCCCGGATCGGATACCGAACGTGGCGAGGCGATCCGTTCCATCATCGCGGCTTGGGACCAGAATCAGCACTCGGCCAATCCAGCACTGTTGCTCGGCCCCCAAAACACCGTCCAAACGAAGCAGATTGATTCGCTGATAAAACAGCGGGACAACACACCAATGACGCTGACCGAATAG
- a CDS encoding riboflavin synthase: MFTGLVESVGQLSAVVEQPPGRRLVITAPSFRDDDPARDVKLGDSIAINGCCLTVVEIDGDKLSFEAGEETLSRTNLGELTAESTVNLERSLAVGDRMGGHYVTGHVDCVGQLIERIDDPPWANLKFSVPAPYPRQIVAKGSITVDGISLTVVDVGEDYFTVALIPHTLDATTLGRRRVGDHINLETDLLAKYVQRTLQFGNASDPPSAGKAGSSPNTPWSPQS, from the coding sequence ATGTTCACCGGTCTCGTCGAATCCGTTGGTCAACTTTCTGCTGTCGTGGAACAACCGCCCGGCAGACGTCTGGTGATCACCGCCCCCTCCTTCCGTGACGACGATCCGGCTCGCGACGTGAAGCTCGGCGACAGCATCGCGATCAACGGTTGTTGCCTGACCGTTGTCGAAATTGACGGCGACAAGCTGTCCTTCGAAGCTGGCGAAGAAACGCTCAGCCGAACCAATCTCGGCGAACTGACGGCCGAGTCCACCGTCAACCTCGAACGATCGCTTGCGGTCGGAGATCGAATGGGCGGCCACTACGTCACCGGTCACGTCGATTGCGTCGGTCAGCTGATCGAACGAATCGATGATCCACCGTGGGCAAACTTGAAATTCTCGGTTCCCGCCCCGTACCCGCGACAGATTGTTGCCAAGGGAAGCATCACGGTTGATGGGATCAGTCTCACGGTCGTCGATGTCGGGGAAGACTATTTTACGGTTGCCTTGATCCCTCACACTCTCGACGCAACCACCTTGGGACGTCGCCGAGTCGGCGACCACATCAATTTAGAAACTGACTTGTTAGCCAAATACGTGCAACGAACTTTGCAATTTGGAAACGCAAGCGACCCACCGAGTGCCGGCAAAGCTGGGTCATCCCCAAACACACCTTGGAGTCCACAATCATGA
- the eno gene encoding phosphopyruvate hydratase, whose protein sequence is MTLIESIHARQILDSRGNPTVECEVTLMDGAAGRAAVPSGASTGMHEAWELRDGDKSVFMGKGVTTAVKNVNTKIADALEGMDATDQAAVDQAMIELDGTPNKKELGANAILGVSLAVAHAAAASTNQPLFRYLGGAGARMLPAPMMNIINGGEHADNGVDIQEFMVMPLGFERFSDALRCGTEIFHNLKKVLSDKGYSTAVGDEGGFAPDLKSNQEALDVIMTAIDKAGYKAGEQVWIALDAASTEFYDKSSGKYSLDNNQMSGDEMVDFLAGWCDKYPICSIEDGCDEDDWETWKKLTTKIGDKVQLVGDDLFVTNVERLQRGIDEGIANSILIKVNQIGTMTETIDAIQLAHRNGYTSISSHRSGETEDSTIADLAVAMSTGQIKTGSASRSDRMAKYNQLLRIEELLGDAAQYGGPLFAKRITG, encoded by the coding sequence ATGACACTGATCGAATCGATTCACGCTCGGCAAATCTTGGACAGCCGCGGCAACCCCACCGTCGAGTGCGAAGTCACATTGATGGACGGTGCCGCCGGTCGCGCTGCCGTGCCCAGCGGAGCCAGCACCGGGATGCACGAAGCCTGGGAACTGCGAGACGGTGACAAGTCCGTCTTCATGGGCAAAGGCGTCACAACCGCTGTCAAGAACGTCAACACAAAAATCGCCGATGCCTTGGAAGGCATGGACGCAACCGATCAAGCTGCGGTTGACCAAGCGATGATTGAACTGGATGGCACACCTAACAAAAAAGAACTTGGTGCTAACGCCATTCTCGGCGTTTCGTTGGCCGTCGCTCACGCAGCGGCCGCTTCGACCAACCAGCCCTTGTTCCGCTACCTCGGTGGTGCTGGCGCTCGCATGTTGCCTGCCCCGATGATGAACATCATCAACGGTGGTGAGCACGCTGATAACGGCGTCGACATCCAAGAGTTCATGGTCATGCCATTGGGCTTTGAACGCTTCAGCGATGCTCTGCGTTGCGGAACTGAAATCTTCCACAACCTGAAGAAGGTTCTGTCGGACAAGGGTTACAGCACCGCGGTTGGCGATGAAGGCGGTTTCGCACCTGACTTGAAGAGCAACCAAGAAGCTCTCGATGTGATCATGACCGCGATCGACAAGGCTGGCTACAAAGCTGGCGAACAAGTCTGGATCGCCTTGGACGCGGCTTCGACTGAGTTCTACGACAAGTCATCCGGCAAGTACTCGTTGGACAACAACCAAATGTCCGGCGATGAAATGGTCGACTTCTTGGCCGGTTGGTGCGACAAGTACCCGATCTGCAGCATCGAAGACGGATGCGATGAAGACGACTGGGAAACTTGGAAGAAACTGACCACCAAGATCGGCGACAAGGTTCAACTGGTTGGCGACGACTTGTTCGTAACCAACGTCGAACGTTTGCAACGCGGTATCGACGAAGGGATCGCCAACAGCATCTTGATCAAGGTCAACCAAATCGGAACGATGACCGAAACCATCGACGCGATCCAGCTCGCTCATCGCAACGGTTACACCTCCATCAGCAGCCACCGCAGTGGTGAAACAGAAGATTCGACCATCGCTGACTTGGCCGTTGCCATGTCGACTGGTCAGATCAAGACTGGGTCGGCAAGTCGTAGTGACCGGATGGCCAAATACAACCAATTGCTTCGCATCGAAGAATTGTTGGGCGACGCCGCTCAGTACGGCGGTCCTTTGTTCGCCAAGCGAATCACCGGCTGA